One region of Oxalobacteraceae bacterium OTU3CAMAD1 genomic DNA includes:
- a CDS encoding DNA-3-methyladenine glycosylase has product MTNVIAGINFAAPSHEVARRLIGVTVLVDGVGGRIVETEAYDREEPASHCYIGETPRNFSMFGPPGRSYVYRSHGLHWCLNFVCREEGHGAGVLIRALEPVAGLDVMRERRGMDDERLLCAGPGRLCQALGVTRAHNNLPLDAPPFLLLPPDHALPVEVLAGPRIGISKAMELPWRFGVAGSRFLSKPMRA; this is encoded by the coding sequence ATGACCAATGTTATCGCAGGAATCAATTTCGCCGCGCCGTCGCACGAGGTGGCGCGCCGCCTGATCGGTGTGACGGTGCTGGTGGATGGCGTCGGCGGACGCATCGTCGAGACCGAGGCCTATGACCGCGAGGAGCCGGCCTCGCACTGCTACATCGGCGAGACGCCGCGCAATTTCTCGATGTTCGGCCCGCCCGGGCGCAGCTATGTGTACCGCTCGCACGGACTGCACTGGTGCCTCAATTTCGTTTGCCGCGAAGAGGGCCATGGCGCCGGGGTGCTGATCCGCGCGCTCGAGCCGGTGGCAGGGCTGGATGTGATGCGCGAGCGGCGCGGCATGGACGACGAACGCCTGCTGTGCGCCGGACCGGGGCGGCTATGCCAGGCGCTGGGCGTGACGCGCGCGCATAACAATCTGCCGCTCGACGCGCCGCCGTTCCTGCTGCTGCCGCCCGATCACGCGTTGCCGGTCGAGGTGTTAGCCGGCCCGCGCATCGGCATTTCGAAAGCCATGGAGCTGCCGTGGCGCTTCGGCGTGGCCGGCTCGCGCTTTTTGAGCAAACCC
- a CDS encoding HDOD domain-containing protein, whose product MTTVAAQAMPVENAVEEALMRSIRIPPRPSLLVDLQRELAQSDPSPRRIARIIGNDVGMSGALLKLANSPFFGAARKAKSVEQGINFLGVDQCAALLTGLLARQAIEGKESDLNAFWEVSARRAQALVFTSRKLRIAPPDIAHTFGLFCDIGVPLLMNRFTDYADTYADACHEAELPFTAVEDQRYSTNHAAIGCLLARNWGLSPDVSWAILLHHDYRVLDDPATDDAVRSLVALSLLAEKGIERLHGRPMSYEWEKGGALACQHLGLTEDETADLLDELHEAFHHER is encoded by the coding sequence ATGACGACAGTTGCAGCCCAAGCCATGCCAGTAGAAAACGCGGTGGAAGAAGCGCTGATGCGCTCCATCCGTATTCCTCCACGGCCAAGTCTGCTTGTCGACCTGCAGCGCGAGCTGGCCCAGTCCGACCCGTCGCCGCGCCGCATCGCCCGCATCATCGGCAACGACGTCGGCATGTCCGGCGCGCTGCTCAAGCTGGCCAACTCGCCGTTCTTCGGCGCCGCCCGCAAGGCCAAGTCGGTCGAACAGGGCATCAACTTCCTCGGCGTCGACCAGTGCGCCGCATTGCTGACCGGGCTGCTGGCGCGCCAGGCCATCGAAGGCAAGGAATCGGACCTGAACGCGTTCTGGGAAGTGTCGGCGCGGCGCGCCCAGGCGCTGGTGTTCACCTCGCGCAAGCTGCGCATCGCCCCGCCGGACATCGCCCACACCTTCGGCCTGTTCTGCGACATCGGCGTGCCGCTGTTGATGAACCGCTTCACCGACTACGCCGACACCTACGCCGACGCCTGCCACGAGGCCGAGCTGCCGTTCACCGCCGTCGAGGACCAGCGCTACAGCACCAACCACGCCGCCATCGGCTGCCTGCTGGCGCGCAACTGGGGGCTGTCGCCGGACGTCTCCTGGGCGATTTTGCTGCACCACGACTACCGCGTGCTCGACGACCCGGCCACCGACGACGCCGTGCGCTCGCTGGTGGCGCTGTCGCTGCTGGCCGAAAAGGGCATCGAACGCTTGCACGGCCGCCCCATGTCGTATGAATGGGAAAAAGGCGGCGCGCTGGCCTGCCAGCACCTCGGCCTGACCGAGGACGAAACCGCCGACCTGCTCGACGAACTGCACGAAGCCTTCCACCACGAACGATAA
- a CDS encoding tetratricopeptide repeat protein — protein sequence MKPWAMLWCAVAFCVSGCASQSPAQRAPVSELFHDQLFKAPAAPIDTNAIFALSDRMRDYLKHNLVHRGAGQDARRALFDALYTRDQLKLEYDSAMTRNAAETFDARAGNCLSLVIMTAALARELNFTVQFQQIHMDESWSRSGNLYFAANHVNLMLGKKRTSYLDGYQVNNANALTVDFIPIPPKARESARLLEEQTIVAMYLNNRAAELLSAGSIDDAYWAARQAVQADPAFMNAYNTLAVVYQNHGDQMQAEQTLRYALRHAPNNTIYLSNLAQTLESLQRPAEAAAVRERLARLEPFPPFHFFHLGLEAVNLGDYQRARSLFERELERSPDYHEFHYWLAVSQYQLGNLRAADKHMRKALENSTTQGQNALYAAKLDRIRAYEAKVIK from the coding sequence ATGAAGCCATGGGCCATGCTCTGGTGCGCCGTCGCGTTCTGCGTCAGCGGCTGCGCCAGCCAATCACCGGCGCAGCGCGCCCCGGTATCCGAACTATTCCACGACCAGCTATTCAAGGCGCCCGCCGCGCCGATCGACACCAACGCCATCTTCGCCCTGAGCGACCGCATGCGCGACTACCTCAAGCACAACCTCGTGCATCGCGGCGCCGGCCAGGACGCGCGCCGCGCGCTATTCGACGCCCTCTACACCCGCGACCAGCTCAAGCTCGAATACGACTCGGCCATGACGCGCAACGCCGCCGAGACCTTCGACGCGCGCGCCGGCAACTGCCTGTCGCTGGTGATCATGACGGCCGCCCTGGCGCGCGAGCTCAACTTCACCGTGCAGTTCCAGCAAATCCACATGGACGAAAGCTGGAGCCGCTCGGGCAATCTGTACTTCGCCGCCAACCACGTCAACCTGATGCTTGGCAAGAAGCGCACCTCCTACCTCGACGGCTACCAGGTCAACAACGCCAACGCGCTGACGGTGGACTTCATCCCCATCCCGCCCAAGGCGCGCGAAAGCGCCCGCCTGCTCGAGGAACAGACCATCGTCGCCATGTACCTCAACAATCGCGCCGCCGAACTGCTGTCGGCCGGCAGCATCGACGACGCCTACTGGGCAGCGCGGCAAGCCGTCCAGGCGGACCCGGCTTTCATGAACGCCTACAACACGCTTGCTGTCGTCTACCAGAACCACGGCGACCAGATGCAAGCGGAGCAGACCTTGCGCTACGCGCTGCGGCACGCGCCCAACAACACCATCTACCTGTCGAACCTGGCGCAGACCCTGGAGTCGCTGCAGCGTCCGGCCGAGGCGGCGGCGGTGCGCGAGCGGCTGGCGCGGCTCGAGCCGTTCCCGCCGTTCCACTTCTTCCACCTGGGACTGGAAGCGGTCAATCTCGGCGACTACCAGCGCGCGCGCAGCCTGTTCGAGCGCGAGCTCGAGCGCTCACCCGACTACCACGAGTTCCACTACTGGCTGGCGGTGAGCCAATACCAGCTGGGCAACCTGCGCGCCGCCGACAAGCACATGCGCAAGGCGCTGGAGAACAGCACCACGCAAGGGCAGAACGCGCTGTACGCCGCCAAGCTCGACCGTATCCGCGCCTATGAAGCGAAAGTGATCAAGTAA
- a CDS encoding addiction module protein, with product MQSQFELLTTQALKLTSDERESLVQLLLTSLAQEADIDEALASEVERRNADIESGKVKAIPIDEALALIRAGLK from the coding sequence ATGCAATCGCAATTTGAGTTACTGACAACGCAGGCGTTGAAGCTCACGTCCGATGAGCGGGAGTCCCTTGTGCAATTGCTGCTGACCAGCTTGGCGCAGGAAGCTGATATCGACGAGGCGCTGGCTTCGGAAGTCGAGCGACGCAACGCTGATATCGAGAGCGGTAAGGTCAAAGCCATACCCATTGATGAAGCCTTGGCCTTGATACGCGCAGGCCTGAAGTGA
- a CDS encoding metalloregulator ArsR/SmtB family transcription factor: MDEYKNTQLDELFAAVSDGTRRAILARLAESDARVTELAGAFPISLNSTSKHIRILERAGLVTRTVRGREHMLSLNAAPMAEAVEWMEFYRRFWDNRLAALEDFVVKKRNTDKPGSKQ, translated from the coding sequence ATGGATGAATATAAAAACACACAGCTTGACGAGCTGTTCGCGGCGGTATCCGACGGCACCCGGCGCGCGATCCTCGCGCGATTGGCGGAGTCCGATGCGCGGGTGACGGAGCTGGCGGGCGCGTTCCCGATTTCGCTCAACTCCACCTCCAAGCACATCCGCATCCTCGAGCGCGCGGGACTGGTCACGCGCACCGTGCGGGGACGCGAACACATGCTGTCGCTCAACGCCGCGCCGATGGCCGAGGCCGTCGAATGGATGGAGTTCTACCGCCGCTTCTGGGATAACCGCCTGGCGGCGCTGGAGGACTTCGTGGTCAAGAAACGCAACACGGACAAACCCGGGAGCAAACAATGA